One stretch of Nicotiana tabacum cultivar K326 chromosome 18, ASM71507v2, whole genome shotgun sequence DNA includes these proteins:
- the LOC107805969 gene encoding uncharacterized protein LOC107805969: MEFQVLDVAVSYNPLLGRPWIHAAKAVPSTLYQMVKFEWDRQEIGVHGEDNLCVPSDAIVPFIEFEDDKGLWVYQVVDTVSVEKIPEGKCVTTPRVAAALVMVAVEMLKNGFVPGNGLGASLQGIVQPVSLPKNLDTFGLGFKPTVADVRRARKMKQRAWALPKPVPRLSRSFVRPGTIKRPMMSVPILVVDMDEDLMERFERIFADVNVFEAGEGSSKANVQFVGPSAKIDNWEATPLPTRREFW, from the coding sequence atggaattccaggtactcgatgtggctgtttcttacaatccgctgttaggacgaccctggattcatgctgccaaagcggtcccatCCACTCTGtatcaaatggttaagtttgaatgggatagacaagaaattggTGTACATGGCGAAgacaatttgtgtgttcccagtgatgccattgttccattcatagagtttgaagatgacaaggggctgtgggtttatcaggttgttgacacggtatcggtagagaaaatccctgaagggaagtgcgtgacgactccaagggtagctgctgcattagtcatggtagccgttgaaatgttgaaaaatggttttgtaccaggcaaTGGTTTGGgcgcatctctgcaaggtatcgtacaaccggtttctcttcctaaaaacttggatacatttggtctggggttcaagcctacagtcGCAGAtgtgagaagagctagaaaaatgaaacagagagcatgggcccttccaaagccagtaCCGCGTCTTTCtcgatcatttgtcaggcctggtaccaTAAAACGCCCAATGATGTCGGTTCCCATTTTGGTGGTTGATATGGATGAAGATTTGATGGAAAGGTTTGAGAGGATATTCGCCGATGTGAACGTGTttgaagctggagagggttctagcaaggcgaatgtgcaatttgttgggcccagtgcaaagattgacaattgggaagctactcctctccccaccaggagagagttttggtag